A part of Amycolatopsis lurida genomic DNA contains:
- the mtrA gene encoding MtrAB system response regulator MtrA, producing MKARVLVVDDDPALAEMLTIVLRGEGFDTAVVADGSRALPALRELKPDLVLLDLMLPGMNGIDVCKAIRAESGVPIVMLTAKSDTVDIVLGLESGADDYVVKPFKPKELVARVRARMRRTEAEPAESLTIGDLAIDVPGHEVTREGKAIPLTPLEFDLLVALARKPRQVFTREVLLEQVWGYRHAADTRLVNVHVQRLRSKVEKDPEHPEVVLTVRGVGYKAGPP from the coding sequence ATGAAGGCACGTGTTCTGGTCGTCGACGACGACCCTGCTCTCGCGGAGATGCTCACCATCGTGCTGCGTGGGGAGGGGTTCGACACAGCCGTCGTGGCCGACGGCTCACGGGCGCTGCCCGCGCTTCGTGAGCTGAAACCGGACCTGGTCCTCCTCGACCTCATGCTGCCCGGGATGAACGGCATCGACGTCTGCAAGGCGATCCGGGCCGAGTCCGGCGTGCCGATCGTCATGCTGACCGCCAAGAGCGACACCGTGGACATCGTCCTCGGGCTCGAGTCGGGGGCCGACGACTACGTGGTCAAGCCCTTCAAACCGAAGGAGCTCGTGGCCCGCGTCCGCGCCAGGATGCGCCGCACCGAGGCCGAGCCAGCCGAGTCGCTGACGATCGGCGACCTCGCCATCGACGTCCCCGGCCACGAGGTGACGCGCGAAGGCAAGGCCATCCCGCTGACTCCGCTCGAGTTCGACCTGCTGGTCGCGCTCGCCCGCAAACCGCGTCAGGTGTTCACCCGCGAGGTGCTCCTCGAGCAGGTGTGGGGATATCGCCACGCCGCCGACACCCGGCTGGTGAACGTGCACGTCCAGCGGCTGCGTTCGAAGGTGGAGAAGGACCCGGAACACCCCGAGGTGGTGTTGACCGTTCGCGGTGTCGGGTACAAGGCCGGCCCGCCGTGA
- the mtrB gene encoding MtrAB system histidine kinase MtrB, which produces MNGRLRRLAQTTMRHFRRIVVFVRRKVVSFNELWRHSLQFRVTVSTLALSSAVVFVLGMVLQNQITERLLETKQNAAIAQTRAIVETAAGELVGVGTESPEALTARMKNALKKISSTTTSQDSAGSAAGTFEPVLAAGGRDQSDKPAFAGPYERVPERLRQFVETEQVSHLIHTVTDADGGKTTYLIVGAPVSTMINPLQLYLLYPLTSEQNTVSTVQNTLLVGGLVLLLLLAGITNLVTRQVVRPVRQAAAAAEQFAGGALDQRLAVLGEDDLAKLAVSYNEMAASIQRQIRQLEEFGGLQRRFTSDVSHELRTPLTTVRMAADVLHASREQFPAGLARSTELLVDELDRFEALLGDLLEISRLDAGVEELSAELIDVRPIATRAVEQVRVIAGNAGSSVELVLPEEEAYAEVDARRVERILRNLLANAVDHSEGNPVVLTLAVNETAVAITVRDHGVGLRPGEAELVFNRFWRADPSRNRRTGGTGLGLAISQEDARLHGGVLDAWGETGHGACFRLALPRRQDTPMGESPLVLPPSDHTPTDTHGSSGLLEVRPAPDAILAEPEEVGR; this is translated from the coding sequence ATGAACGGACGCTTGCGAAGGCTCGCCCAAACCACGATGCGCCACTTCCGGCGCATCGTGGTTTTCGTGCGCCGCAAGGTCGTCTCGTTCAACGAACTGTGGCGGCATTCGCTGCAGTTCCGGGTCACGGTGTCCACGCTGGCGCTGTCGTCGGCCGTGGTGTTCGTGCTCGGCATGGTGTTGCAGAACCAGATCACCGAACGGCTGCTGGAGACCAAGCAGAACGCGGCGATCGCGCAGACGAGGGCGATCGTCGAGACCGCGGCCGGTGAACTGGTCGGCGTCGGCACCGAAAGCCCCGAAGCGCTGACCGCGCGGATGAAGAACGCGCTGAAGAAGATCTCCAGCACGACGACTTCGCAGGACAGCGCCGGATCGGCCGCGGGCACCTTCGAGCCGGTGCTGGCCGCGGGTGGCCGTGACCAGTCGGACAAGCCGGCGTTCGCGGGCCCCTACGAGCGGGTCCCGGAGCGGCTGCGTCAGTTCGTCGAGACCGAGCAGGTCAGCCACCTGATCCACACGGTCACCGATGCCGACGGCGGCAAGACGACGTATCTGATCGTCGGCGCGCCGGTGAGCACGATGATCAACCCGCTCCAGCTCTACCTGCTGTACCCGCTCACCAGCGAGCAGAACACCGTCTCGACCGTGCAGAACACGCTGCTCGTCGGCGGACTCGTCCTGCTGCTCCTGCTGGCCGGGATCACGAACCTGGTCACCAGACAGGTGGTCCGGCCGGTCCGGCAGGCCGCCGCGGCGGCCGAACAGTTCGCGGGCGGGGCACTCGACCAGCGCCTCGCCGTGCTCGGCGAGGACGATCTGGCCAAACTCGCCGTGTCCTACAACGAGATGGCCGCGAGCATCCAGCGGCAGATCCGCCAGCTGGAGGAGTTCGGCGGCCTGCAGCGCCGGTTCACCTCCGACGTCTCGCACGAGCTGCGGACCCCGCTGACCACCGTCCGGATGGCCGCCGACGTGCTGCACGCGTCGCGCGAGCAGTTCCCGGCCGGGCTCGCGCGCTCCACCGAACTGCTCGTCGACGAGCTCGACCGGTTCGAGGCGCTGCTCGGCGACCTGCTGGAGATCAGCAGGCTCGACGCGGGCGTCGAGGAGCTCTCCGCCGAGCTGATCGACGTCCGGCCGATCGCGACCAGGGCCGTCGAACAGGTCCGGGTGATCGCGGGCAACGCGGGCAGTTCGGTCGAACTGGTCCTCCCGGAGGAGGAGGCGTACGCCGAGGTCGACGCGCGCCGCGTCGAGCGGATCCTGCGCAACCTGCTGGCCAACGCGGTGGACCACAGCGAGGGGAACCCGGTGGTGCTGACCCTCGCGGTCAACGAGACCGCGGTCGCCATCACCGTGCGGGACCACGGTGTCGGGCTGCGGCCGGGCGAAGCGGAACTGGTGTTCAACCGGTTCTGGCGCGCCGACCCGTCCCGTAACCGCCGGACCGGCGGCACCGGGCTCGGCCTCGCGATCAGCCAGGAGGACGCCCGGTTGCACGGCGGCGTGCTCGACGCGTGGGGCGAGACCGGCCACGGCGCCTGTTTCCGGCTCGCGCTGCCGCGGCGGCAGGACACACCGATGGGGGAGAGCCCGCTGGTCCTGCCCCCGTCCGATCACACTCCGACGGACACGCACGGGTCGTCCGGGCTGCTCGAAGTCCGGCCCGCCCCCGACGCGATCCTCGCCGAGCCAGAGGAGGTCGGCCGGTGA
- a CDS encoding LpqB family beta-propeller domain-containing protein: MKRLLSLLAVLLLLAGCANIPLESQPAVVSGDKPGQVPADVAEPAAGIDPLTVTRQFIRNSATPGTANANARVYLDEEARRNWKPSQGLTIIDDTFGTVYDTASSSGNPDEQVVNVRGFKLGNLSPDSAFIPVKAEYSQQFKLRKQPNGQWRIVDPPQELAVTDEDFALNYFRVPISFYSPDSGAFVPDLRYVAAKPQAGLPGRVMDLVLQGPSEGLKGAVKDLLGDQVTTESNVRSTDDGTLDINLTGVGGASLADRNLIAAQIVLSLQTVTLSRIRLLADGTALVPDREYWRSSELPNYNVDIAPNSELQGLMTVNGRVRSLENGQPVGGPAGNGGYKVVSAAQSVDGKRLAVVEERDGRQWLRVGDLGHDLASVDLFGGSLSRPTWRPVARGGGVSGEVWTVVDHNTVARVTLAADGRWVKAGVDATMLTGLGQITELRLSRDGSRLAAVVNGQLVVASIVRTADSVALRAPRKLQERDLKDVVDVDWATQDHLIAATSSTSLPVVKVPLDGQRMDPFSGSNLTPPVHGVTAAPSRQNLVADAGGLWVASELGEVWRPQAHTVTDADPFYPG, from the coding sequence GTGAAACGGCTGCTGTCCCTGCTCGCGGTGCTGCTGCTGCTCGCGGGCTGTGCGAACATCCCGCTCGAATCCCAGCCCGCCGTCGTCTCCGGGGACAAACCCGGGCAGGTGCCCGCCGACGTCGCCGAGCCGGCGGCCGGGATCGACCCGCTGACCGTCACCCGTCAGTTCATCCGCAACTCCGCGACACCGGGCACGGCGAACGCCAACGCGCGGGTGTACCTCGACGAGGAGGCCCGGCGCAACTGGAAGCCCTCGCAGGGGCTGACGATCATCGACGACACCTTCGGCACCGTTTACGACACCGCGTCGTCGTCGGGGAACCCGGACGAGCAGGTGGTGAACGTCCGCGGGTTCAAACTGGGCAACCTGAGCCCCGACAGCGCGTTCATCCCGGTGAAGGCCGAGTACTCGCAGCAGTTCAAACTGCGGAAGCAGCCGAACGGCCAGTGGCGGATCGTGGACCCGCCGCAGGAGCTCGCCGTCACCGACGAGGATTTCGCGCTCAACTACTTCCGGGTGCCGATCAGCTTCTACTCGCCCGACTCCGGAGCCTTCGTCCCCGACCTCCGGTACGTCGCGGCGAAACCGCAGGCCGGATTGCCCGGCCGGGTGATGGACCTGGTGCTGCAGGGACCGTCCGAAGGGCTGAAGGGCGCGGTCAAGGACCTGCTCGGCGACCAGGTCACCACCGAAAGCAACGTCCGCAGCACGGACGACGGGACACTGGACATCAACCTCACCGGTGTCGGCGGGGCCAGCCTCGCGGACCGGAACCTGATCGCCGCGCAGATCGTCCTCTCGCTGCAGACGGTGACGCTGAGCCGGATCCGGCTGCTGGCCGACGGCACCGCGCTGGTGCCGGACCGTGAGTACTGGCGCTCCAGCGAGCTGCCCAACTACAACGTGGACATCGCGCCCAACTCGGAACTGCAGGGACTGATGACCGTGAACGGCCGGGTCCGGTCGCTCGAGAACGGGCAGCCGGTCGGTGGGCCCGCGGGCAACGGCGGCTACAAGGTCGTCAGCGCCGCGCAGTCCGTCGACGGGAAACGGCTCGCGGTGGTCGAAGAACGCGACGGCAGGCAGTGGCTCCGGGTCGGCGACCTCGGGCACGACCTCGCTTCGGTGGATCTGTTCGGCGGGAGCCTGAGCCGCCCCACCTGGCGGCCGGTCGCCCGCGGCGGCGGGGTCTCCGGCGAGGTCTGGACGGTCGTCGACCACAACACCGTCGCCAGGGTCACCCTGGCCGCGGACGGCCGCTGGGTGAAGGCCGGCGTCGACGCGACCATGCTCACCGGCCTCGGCCAGATCACCGAACTGCGCCTTTCGCGCGACGGTTCACGGCTGGCCGCGGTGGTCAACGGGCAGCTGGTGGTCGCCTCGATCGTGCGGACGGCGGACTCGGTGGCCCTGCGGGCGCCGCGGAAACTGCAGGAGCGCGACCTCAAGGACGTCGTCGACGTCGACTGGGCGACCCAGGATCACCTGATCGCCGCGACGTCGTCGACCTCGCTGCCGGTGGTCAAGGTGCCGCTGGACGGGCAGCGGATGGACCCCTTCAGCGGCTCGAACCTGACCCCGCCCGTGCACGGTGTCACCGCGGCGCCGAGCAGGCAGAACCTGGTCGCGGACGCGGGCGGGCTCTGGGTCGCCTCCGAGCTGGGCGAAGTCTGGCGGCCGCAGGCGCACACCGTCACCGACGCGGACCCTTTCTACCCGGGCTGA
- a CDS encoding ComF family protein encodes MSKLLDLLIPARCASCGAPGAPCCATCQAVWGSLGEIARGPTAGLVPVYALAPYADEARRLILAYKERGRRDLAPSLGRAIAEALSQLPDPEPEPCLVPVPSRRHASRVRGGPHVRRIADECVKVLAGKGKFATVAPVLRLGAGARDAVGLTRAERASNLDGRLRLGPGACREKVVLLDDVITTGATAAACAQFLDISGIHVSAVVALAAAG; translated from the coding sequence ATGTCCAAACTCCTGGATCTCCTCATCCCCGCCCGCTGCGCGTCTTGCGGAGCGCCGGGCGCGCCTTGTTGCGCCACTTGTCAGGCCGTTTGGGGTTCGCTCGGCGAAATCGCCCGCGGCCCGACGGCCGGTCTTGTGCCCGTGTACGCCCTGGCCCCCTACGCCGATGAGGCCCGCCGCCTGATCCTCGCCTACAAGGAACGTGGCCGCCGCGACCTCGCCCCCTCCCTAGGGCGGGCGATCGCCGAAGCGCTCTCTCAGTTGCCCGATCCGGAGCCCGAGCCGTGTCTCGTACCGGTCCCTTCGCGACGGCACGCCTCGCGTGTGCGCGGCGGGCCGCATGTCCGGCGCATCGCCGACGAATGCGTGAAAGTATTGGCAGGCAAGGGAAAATTCGCGACCGTGGCGCCGGTCCTCAGGCTCGGAGCCGGTGCTCGTGACGCCGTGGGGCTCACTCGCGCCGAGCGGGCGTCGAATCTGGACGGACGCCTTCGCCTGGGCCCGGGAGCCTGCCGGGAGAAGGTCGTACTTCTTGACGACGTCATCACAACCGGAGCGACCGCCGCCGCTTGTGCACAGTTTTTGGACATAAGCGGAATTCACGTTTCGGCGGTGGTGGCGCTGGCCGCCGCCGGGTGA